DNA from Ictalurus punctatus breed USDA103 chromosome 7, Coco_2.0, whole genome shotgun sequence:
AGATTTAATGTGAAGTACATTGTTCTCTTATTCAAGAAAAAGTGTAAAGACAAAATGTACTGCATTATGTTTGACTGTTATTTAAAACATCCTTCAATAGAAAATATTTGAACCAGCagaatgcattttattatttcattttacacttaatgcaataataataatcctggtttaaataagatattttgccattaatattatttattattggatAAACCTGGGACATTTTCATGTTCAGCATTTTGCAGCACATTGAgtcagcaaataaataaaaatcacatcttTAGTCTTCATCGACTGCATTTCACATCATCATCTCAAAGTCCAACATCTTTACTGCAGATCACACTTTGTATGCATATTGTGCAGCTCTATGACTATAATTATGAACAAAATAAATTGTTCATAATTGAACAAACACTGAAGTTTAaaaggtttttcattttttcaaaatgtacttTATGAATGGTGCATAAATACACACTCTTATTGAATTCATCTTCATCAGTGTGTTCACTATTATGAATGTTGAACACAATGAATGTACAACTACACCATTAATCATTACTAGACACAGGATAAGTAACgaaacgttgttttttttccggatctgtgacattttaaataaatcttgtgACATTAATCCACACTACATGTAGTGATGTGATGCTGAAATTACTAAATATTTGTGTGAGGAagagattaacacacacacacacacacacacacacacacacacacacacacacctgacacagtGAGTGTAACAGTGTTGCTGGTCTCTGAGGTCTGAGAGTCGCTTCTTCTCTGTCCGCTGCAGGTGTATTTAGTGCTGAGAGACTCTACAGGCGTGAATGAATATTGCCTACTCTTAGTGTAGACGGATATTTTAACACCATCTTCATACCAGTTGTACATCCACTCAGTGTCTGCATGTCCTcgtatttcacatgtgaaagtGACTTCCTGTCCACTGAATATCTGTCCATCAGGCTGCAGAGTCAGAACGGCCTCTGTACAGTTACAACAAATACATCAAATCAGTCAAACACACCCTTCTCTGACCATCTGatatttaatcagtgtgttttgtgATGATTATGTGTATCAGTGCATGTTACAGGAGTGTAAGATCAGACATGTACCTATCACTGAGAGAGTCACTTCATTACTCAGTGTCGTTTGCCGTTTATCAATAGACCCATAACATCTGTATTTGTGACTCTGATCTACTTTCATAGTGTAGAAATTTTCAGCAGAACTGTGACTATAATGATCATCTTTGTTCCAGAGGTACAGTCCACTCCATCCCCAAATCCTACATGTGAGTGTAACCGtcgctcctctgaatatttgtGGTGAATTCGGCTCCACAGACAGAACTGGTTTAAACTCTGCTGGAAAAgtcaaaaagcaaacacacactgtcaatgTAAATAACTTAAATTCTGCATGACAATGTACAAACAatcttctccaccttaataCAAATCCAGCATGTACACAACTTaggcaataaaatatgtataaatcacCTTGAGCTTGTCCGACTCGGATAAGTGAAATAAGCACTAAAAAGGGAAGAGGAACAGAGAATATGATGTAACGCTGACTTGATTCTTTTCTTTAAGAAGACAAATGAGAACAATGTCATATACTGCAACAAAAATCTATATTTAGTTTCACTTCAGCTATAAGAAATGCAATATATCGACCTGTTTCAATAATGAATGGAGTTTAGAAAAAGCTATTTTCACTCAGGTCACTATGCTGCTCATTACTGTCTCATGTTTAATCTGATCCACATCTGCTAATCTGAAGATGGATTACAACACTTCTTTCTCTGTGTATCACATGAGAAAGGCGCTCCTGTGCACTAAAGCTATAGTGTAATACATACAACCTGCAGTATGTGTCATATATATGATGAAAAACCCGATCTCAGTAGCACAtacaggataatgaacacatTCAGGCTAGGATTGTACAACGTACTGAATAATATCTCTCATAGAAACGTCTGTAAAAACTGGTGTTCTGGTGTAAATTTCAAAGATGTTCTCTTCAAGTTAAGACAACATAGAAGGTTCATTCAGTCTGCACTTTCTTCTGAAACAGGTGATCCTACCACAGAGCAGTACAGAATCAAAACATAAATGAAGATCTTCAAGGCTGGATTACATGGTCAAAGTAGAAGTAGAAGATCTTGCTGTTGCAGATTCGgcaatcatcagattttctcaaCAAGAAGCGTACAAGGGAGAGATTGTTGCCTTGCAAAATGGAAGATCTGGAGTAAAGAGGAGCTGTGATATTCATAAAATTCATCCAGTGTTGATGAATGGTGTGCTCAAAGTTGGTGGAGGACTTAGTAGAATTGCGATGCCAGAAGAGATGAAACGTCCTGTTATCTTGTTAAAGGAACACCATGTATCCAAACTCATCTGGCAACAGGTTCATAAAAACTAGGTCATGCTGGATGAAACCACATGTTAACACTTTGAAAAAGGTCATGGGTTATAAATGCAAACTCTGCCTGTAgaaaaataatttcagaatgCGTTGTCTGACAACATCTACAGGGCAAGATGGGAGAACAAAAAATGGCTGACGACCAAATTTCATTGGAGCAGAAAGAGAGCTCCAGACAGCTTTGAACACACTGGATCTTGACTAAATCCTGCATACATGTTTCTATCTGAGGGACTCAAATGGACCTTTAATCCCCCTGCTGCATCGCATCACGGTGGCGTATGGGAGTGGCTCATTCATCTGGTAAAGAAGGTCCTGTACTCCACTCTCCAACAACAATCGTTGGATGATGAGAATTTTCACACCATCCTTTGTGAAATTGAAGCTATTCTTAATGACCTCCCCATCACAAAGCTTTCTGACGATTTAAACAACTAGGAAGCTCTTACACCCAATCACATTTTACAGCTGAGATCAAAACCACTTTTTCCAGCAAGGCTTTTTAAAGAAAGTGATCTATACATCTTTTTTTGGAAAAGGTGGGTCAGAGAATTCCTTCCACTGCTCCAGGATTATCAGAAGTGGATGAAACCAGACAGTAGCTTCGCTGTTGGTGATATTGTGATCATCATGGATCATGAATGGCTGGCTCATCATGGATGGCTACTAGACAAAATAACTAAAACATATCCTGACAAAAGAGGACTAGTACggtctccatccatccatcttccaccgcttactccttttcagggttacggggaaaactggagcctatcccagggattatctggcacaaggtggggtacacgctggacagggtgccagtctaGTACGATCTGTACAACTCAAAACTAAAACAGGACTACCTTACAGACCTGTGATAAAAATCTGCCTGTTTATAGAAGACACTGAGGACTGATCTCTAAAGtagatatacacacatacatattccgCCTCCTTCGTTAATTTAAGGGATTGTAGTTGCACACCAACAATTATGGGGTCAGTGTGTAGGGGCCATTGTcgatacaggtgcatctaaaaattttgaatattgtggaaaagttatttttttgtcccttaatttaatttaaaaagtggtattttcatattttctagattcattacacataaagtgaaatatttcaagcctcttttcttttaatcttaAGGATTACGGCTAACAGCTCATAGAAAtcaaaatccagtatctcagaatattagaataaaaaatgtataatacagaaatatcgaccttgtgaaaagtatgttaatttatgcactcaatgcTCAGTCAGGGCTTTaattattttgtaagaattactgcatcaatgtgctgtggcatggaggcaatcagcctgtggcgctgctgaggtgttctggaagcccaggttgctttgatagtggccgatagctcgtctgtattgttgggtctggtgtctctcatagattctctttggggttcaggtcaggcgagttggctggacaatcaagcacagtaacaccatggtcagtaaaccagttactagtagttctggcactgtgggcaggtgccaagtcctgctggaaaaggaaatcagcatctccacactgaacttcacactggactttaCACTGGACACAGtggcctctccactcttcctccagactctgggaccttgatttccaaatgaaatataCAATTTACTGTCATCTTCCCATGATTGTggatgtgtgtactgaaccagactgagaggttaaaggctcaggaaacttTTGTAGGTGTTTTGAGTGAATTATCTGATTATAGCTCTGCTCAGGTCGgcatttctgcattataaattctttttCTAATTCTGAGAattttttgatttccatgagctgtaaaccaaAATCATCGAgataaaaaaaggcttgaaatatgtcactttatgtgtaatgaatccagaatatacatattaaatgtatggcaaaaaatggcaaaaaaatttttttccacattattaattttttttgtttgttttttgtttttttgttttgtttttttacatgcacctgtaaatgtatgtgtaatGCATGTATTTTGAGACTATCACCACTGGGGGGAAGTATATGCATGGAAAGGGGTATAATCAggttattattttatatcagGTATAACCAGCTATCAATTTTTGGTTCCCAGaacatacattttaaaaggtttgtttttgttagccAGGAAAGTTTTCTTTATGGAAATAGAAAGACGTTTATAGGTTTGCAGAACGTTCCCCTAATGTTCTCTTAATGCTCCCATGATGTTTTCTTAATGTCCCCATAATCTCATGAATGAGAGTTGAAAACTACTCAAAGTGAATGAGTAAACTTTCATAATCTGTTTGTACAAACCTTGCTGATGGACCTACTTGACCTACTTGATGGAAAGGGGTATAATCAggttattattttatatcagGTATACCCAGCTATCAATTTTTGGTTCCCAGaacatacattttaaaaggtttgtttttgttagccAAGAAAGTTTTCTTTATGGAAATAGAAAGACGTTTATAGGTTTGTAGAACGTGCCCCTAATGTTCTCTTAATGCTCCCATGATGTTTTCTTAATGTCCCCATAATTTCATGAATGAGAGTTGAAAACTACTCAAAGTGAATGAGTAAACTTTCATAATCTGTTTGTACAAACCTTGCTGATGGACCTACTTGATATGAATCACAATTCCCAACTCAGTGGTACAGGTAGTAAAACTTGAGATAAAGTTCTCCAGTTCTCCAGCTCAACATTCtcagctcagctagtagcctatTTTTTAAACGGAGGCTTTGGTAATTTACATGTCAATGTAGGACTTGATATGataaaaagttggatttatcataaaacttgcctcaggtgttatcattgtttgtaggactaccagaccataaaatataaaactttttggctaacatgagactaggctagtttggtgtcaagCTAAGCTAACTAAGCTatgtgtttagctgctacagaaccatgcagagtacattataTGTCCTTGtgttctgctcatatcatgttcacgtaaactggaactcatatagacatttacacatcagaggatgttaatgtttcagttttagcgcctttactggttaaaaataaataaataaaaatctgtacaTATCCATTgttcccctcacactgactgtgtgagatGGTGTTTGGCAGATTTGAGATCTGTCAGcaaataagacacaagtatttccacatattttcctgtaaaccttgTCTGATTGGTTTCACCTccatttactgaagataaaattacaacacttcaGTATTTTACTGATGCTCAGTTACATGTTGACAAACTGCTCACTAGGTGAATTATTCACTACtgaattatttggggctaaagaaaaaatcttcgggaCTATAGCcccgaatgcccaggccaggtacTCTCTTTCTTGTGGGTGGGTTAGTCGGATCCTGGCGGGGCGTTGGGGCGCTCATCGTTGCCTCCAAGTCATTACACTACAGGCTGCAGTGAGGACACACCCAATTAACAGCAATCTACATAAactatactgaaaacaaaaaatatttagtccccTCCGACACCATTGGAACAGCAGGCcaagttattgttattgctgcagactgaagacatttgggtttgagatcaaaagatgaaaaggagaagagaggttagaatttcagcttctgtttcctggtatttatatgtagacttgataaacgacatagaacatacCACATTTTTTTCAGACCACCCAGTTGGTAGatactaggaaataaaagccgaaatcctaaactcttgtctcatatccatcttttgatcacaaaacaaaatgtctttggtgtacagcagaaacaaatgaataggccttgccgttccaatagtttcagaggggactgtactgtACCCTCCCACTgatatcattattaatgcatCTAATTAATACTATtctctatataaatgtaacccttaccttaacctcagtaaccaaataataaaaaaaaagttttcacaaGGGCTCAACTCAAATGAACTAACTCACACAACTGATATGGATGTACACTGATCCAACAATAATATCAGAGACTCTTACGAAAATGTTCTAATCACATATTAACCTCATCACACAGGACATTAGACTTCATCTGAACATATTGTTTTAAAccaccactcactctaatgaagacacaaagaaacatttactcacagatcATCACACGGAGTGGACGGAGCTCCATCTTGTCACACTGATGAAGGACTGACTGATCAGTGGTCTGTGTTAAAGCCActacacttcctgtgttcttacccacagagagaaagagagaaagacttcCGTTCTGGTCAAAGTTGATGTGCTCTTTTTATATGAACCCAGAAATTATAATAACAATTTgcagaacataactttattcaactcctgAACTTGTACAGTTCCTGTGCTACTTCACTCAGTTTCATAATTGATCTCAACAAGACATCCAGTGGACCTTTCTGGAAAGATTTCTATCTTGTTTGATTGAGTAAGCAAGCTAACTCTTTTAAAAGAATGAGGTCTTTCCTAAATCAAGAAACTTTTCCATTCTGTCAGATTTACTTCAGGTTTTGGGTTTGATCCATTCCataaagatcagaaaagttcaCTGGACATGATGTCAGAACCTCCTATGAAGCTGGGAGGCAGGGCTTCTGCTAGTCACAAAATGGGGTTCTTAAATGTACAACCTAGATGTGATCAGTGAAAGGGATTCTAAGTCTTAGATTTTTCTAATAAATCTGTACGTATTTGTCATCCATTATATTtggttaataataatactattaataataataataataataataataataataataataataataataataataataataattccttagatcaatatagtgcttttctaggcactccaagcactttacattgaatggggggggggggggggggggttgtggtcttctcaaccaccaccagtgtgtatgaTGCTCCAAGGGCACCCActacacaccagctattggtggagaggagaagagagtgatgtagccaattcagagatggagattattagggggccattaTAGATAAGGGTCAATgagggaatttcaccaggacaccagggttacacccctactccttacaagaagtgtcctgggatttttaatgatcaTAGCAAATAAGGACCTTGAGCTCACTGAGTGCTGTTAGTGTTTGCCACAGAAACTAGAATGAGAACATGTAGGTGTGGCTGTTTTAATTTTGGCTTTACTGAGAATGTAAATGACCACATTTCCTCGTGTCTCACACAGCTCAGCTAGAACAGAAACCAAACCACAATAATGTTTTATGTCTTAACTgctaatcatttaaaatgtgtaatcattaaaattatttaatatcaCATATTTTCTGATGAACAAATAAGAACAAATAAACTCTTTGTGTAATAATGTCAATTAATCACAACATTCATTACTAGATATGAAtggttatttttaatgtaaatcagATCTGAAATGACTGACCTGAGATCATATGTGGATGTGTACAGTTTTCAGATAAGACTACATAATGAATCAGGAAGGTGAGCTGTGAACATAAACTGTGTAGGGGAAGTGCACATCTTCAGCGTAtacaggtgagattatccacagCAGCATGAAGTGAGTTATAATGCAGAAAGCTGAAGCAGAAGGAGGAGCAGAGCAATCGTATAACATCAACAGCAGTCAGGCAGGTCTGAGCGTGAGAGGAGCCAGTGTTAGGATCAGGTACTGGTATCATATTATGTATGACAGGAGCATACAATGGTTTTTATGTAATTAAAACCGTCATATTTTTCTCTAGCAGTAAGATAATGATGTGCTGACACTGTGCATTCAGGGAGAGTTGTACGAGATTATGACTATAAAGATTTgcaatgtttttgtgttttacagCTCTTGTGAAACTGAGAAGTTGGAATTTGGTTTGTTTACAGGTCTTAAACTGCATCACTGCTGCCATTTACAGAAACTTTAACGTTCATAGATTAGAGTCTGCACATGTGCTGAGCTCAGATGTGCtgtgtgctacctccctttgccaagataacagctctgagtcttaatgagtcacatatacattacagcacagtgaaaatattttttcttgacacatcccagcatgttaggaagctgggatCAAACATGATacagcagagagggttaagggccttgctcaaggggccaacagtagcagcttgtcAGGTTTGAACCCTTGaacttccaatcagtaacccagagccttaaacatCAAGCCACCTCTGCTCCTGCtcttataatgcctgatgagtttggagaatacatggaaagggatctgagaccatt
Protein-coding regions in this window:
- the LOC100305067 gene encoding leukocyte immune-type receptor 2 precursor (The RefSeq protein has 16 substitutions compared to this genomic sequence), producing MELRPLRVMILLISLIRVGQAQEFKPVLSVEPNSPQIFRGATVTLTCRISGGNRWYYWSKDGGYSHTSSENFYTIKVDQSHKYRCYGSIDKRQTTLSNEVTLSVIEAVLTLQPDGQIFSGQEVTFTCEIRGHADTEWMYNWYEDGVKISVYTKSRQYSFTPVESLSTKYTCSGQRRSDSQTSETSNTVTLTVSEKPKPELTSSREGAVLKGTSVTLSCTLKPQSAGWKFYWIKPTQSTETETEAETDYYTKTYSSVSVSDEGQYRCRAGRGNPVYYTHYSDALWVNVTDVKAPLSVLKLLSSAVAASPYVLVTIILAVKCYRARTDPDEDNRPYRVIEAEASV